The stretch of DNA CTAACTAAACCAATATGTCAGGTTTACTGCAACTTCACCTTGGGGTACTTCTCTTAGGTGGAGCTGGACTTTTTGCTAAGTTAATTGATTTACCCGCTTTAGATATTACAGCTTATCGCGCCATTTTTGCGGCAATATTTTTAGCTATTTTTGTTCGATATAAGAAGCAATCCCTAAAGCTTCACTCAAAAAAAGATATATTAATGGCCCTGCTCATTGGCGCACTTGCCGCCATTCATTGGGTTACCTACTTTTACGCGATTCAAATTACAACAGTTGCTATCGCCATGTTAGCGCTATTCACCTATCCAATGATGACGGTTTTTATTGAGCCTTTATTTCGAAAAACCCGCCCTACCAACAAAGATATGGTATTGGGTTTAGCGGTTTTATTTGGTGTTGCTATGCTATTCCCAGACTTGTGGTTTGGTGGTGAGTCATTAAGTGACGATACGATTTTGGGCATAGGCTGTGGTTTAATCTCAGCGTTTTGTTTTGCACTTCGAAACATTTTAGTTCAACACAAATTTAGTCACTATTCGGGTGGCCAATCTATGTTTTTCCAATTTTTAGTGACCGCTCTCTTACTATTCCCAATTGCAGAGACGCCTGCGTTAACCCTAACGGCTGAGTCTATCGGTAAGCTTATTTTATTTGCTGTGGTATTTTCTGCATGTGCTCACGCACTGTTTGCGTCTGCTATTTCTTTGACTTCTGCGAAAACTGCCTCTTTAGTAGGGTGCTT from Psychrosphaera aestuarii encodes:
- a CDS encoding DMT family transporter, whose translation is MSGLLQLHLGVLLLGGAGLFAKLIDLPALDITAYRAIFAAIFLAIFVRYKKQSLKLHSKKDILMALLIGALAAIHWVTYFYAIQITTVAIAMLALFTYPMMTVFIEPLFRKTRPTNKDMVLGLAVLFGVAMLFPDLWFGGESLSDDTILGIGCGLISAFCFALRNILVQHKFSHYSGGQSMFFQFLVTALLLFPIAETPALTLTAESIGKLILFAVVFSACAHALFASAISLTSAKTASLVGCLQPVYGISFAFLILAEVPALATIGGGSVILAAAIYETQSTKKASAKQ